From Panthera tigris isolate Pti1 chromosome B4, P.tigris_Pti1_mat1.1, whole genome shotgun sequence:
GCTTAAAtgttctcacctgtgaaatgagtTCAGTCTCTTCCCTCACCATCTcctgtacaaacacacacacagtggaaaacATGTGCGGAGGTCATTTGTACAAGATCAACAGCTACGCAAACACAACTTTGCTATCATTAATCAGTTAATGAACCGTCGGTGGGTTTTGAAGAAGGGAGTAAAAACCAGGTAATAGATGTGAGCAGAGATCTGCATCAGCCTCTCCAAGACACCTGCTGGAACTCACCTAGCTTCGGGATTGTGTAACTTAGTCGTGGGACAGTTCTCTGGTAGGCCTACGTAGTCGCCATACCCCCACACATTAGCCTTATTAGGAAAAAGTCCAGTGGGGCTGATCCAGAGCTCAGAGACAGCACCGCAGAGAGCCGGAGAGGAGAAGGATTCCATGGAACCATCGAAGGCAGATATGAGGGCTATGAACATGAAGATCAGACCAGGCAGGAGGGATATATAGGGAAAGATACAGGGAATGAATAACAAAGAATAATACCTTCTGCAAACTgttatggaaagaagaaaatttaatggTCTTCCTAAATTTTCTCTAAAGAACAGTGACCATAAATGGCCTCAGGGAATCACAGCCGCATCACAGAGTTCATTCTCCTCGGGCTGTCTGCTGACCCCCATGTCCAGGCTCTGCTCTTTGTTCTGTTCCTGATGATTTACCTTCTGACTCTGCTGGGGAACCTGCTGATCATACTCGTGATCCATACAGACTCTAACCTCCAcacacccatgtacttcttcctcagcCACCTCTCCTTCCAAGACCTCTTCTATTCTTCCGTCACTGTGCCCAAGCTGCTGGAGAACCTCCTGTCTCAGAGAAAAGCCATCTCAGTAGAGGGCTGCCTGGCTCAGGTATTCTTTGTGTTTGCCACTACAGGGATTGAGGCTTGCCTGCTCTcagtgatggcctatgaccgctatgccGCCATCTGCCACCCTCTGCTCTATGGCCAGGTGATGAGTAAACAGCTATGTGAGAGGCTGGTGTGGGGTTCTTGGGTTGTGGCCTTTCTGGATGCACTCATGAACATCCTCCTGGCTTTGAATATGGACTTCTGTGATGTTCAAACCATCCACCACTACTCCTGTGAGctgccttccctcttccctctctcctgctctgatGTCTCCACCAACTCTGCGATGCTACTCTGCTCTGCGCTCCTGCATGCCATTGGGACCTGCCTCCTGATCTTTTTCTCTTACGTTCGCATCGTCTCCACCATCCTGAGCATCGGCTCCACCTCAGGCAGAAGCaaggccttctccacctgctcctcccacctcacTGCAGTGAGCCTGTTCTATGGCTCAGCCATTTTTCGCTATCTCATGCCAACCTCGGGTTCACCTCTGGAGCTGATCCTCTCCATACAGTACAGTGTAATCACGCCCCTGGTGAATCCGCTCATCTACAGCTGGAAGAACAAGGAGGTGAAAACAGCTCTGAGGAGAATGacgataaaatatttacaatgtctCAGCACAGAAGAGATAtaacatgaagaaaacagaacagaactgCAGCAAGAAATCTCATGGCTGACATTAAGTTCCTGATTTCCTATTTTGTCACATGTTGCAATATGCATTGCTGATGCTCCCTTTTGAAAAATCACCAAGGAAAGTGCTGGAAGCTATTTTGCTTGCCATGGCTCAGAATCAATCCTATTCAGACACAGAGCACGTAAATCAGAAAACCTCAGCTTCACAGTTTTAGTTAATGACATGTCAAGTCATGattcacatttttgaaaatcattcaaATTGAGATGGACCCTGAAATATTTTGCATCCTGAATGTTTAATTTGAATTAATGTGCCTGGGGAAAGGTTTTATAGGCATAAAAGATCCTGGATCtctgagaaagggaaaacaaagatttGAGCTTTGGGGGGTGGAGGAAAGGATAATGAATGGGTGGTGGTAAAATGTCTCAAAATAGGCGGAAAGAAAAATGTAGCCAACAGAGGCAAGTCACAATTTACCAGGTATACTAGTTCTCTATTGCTTTCTATTATTGTCATAATAAATTAGCAAAActttagcaaattaaaataacgTCCGTTTATTACCTTCTGGTTCTCTAGGTCAGAAATTTGGGCAGACTCGACTGGGTTCTCTGTTTAGGGTCTCACAGGTCTCACAGAAATCAAGCTGCTGGCTGGGTTGGGCTCTTATCCACAGGCTCTGGAGAAGAATCTGCTTCTAAGCTCATtctggttgttggcagaattcagctcCTTGAAACTGTAGGTCTGAggtccccatttccttgctggctgctGACAGGGGGTCATTCCCTCCTTATCAAGGCCCCTTCACTTCTCACAGGGCCCTCTCCATTTTCAAAACAGTATATCGCCTACCTCTCACGCTCCAAATCTCTCATTTCCCCTCCCGCTTCCATCTGGAGAAAACTCTGCTTCTAAAAGACTCCTGTGATTAGATTAGGCTCACCTGTATAATCTCGtattttaaggtcaactgatCTGGGACTTTAATTACATCTACGAAATCCCTTCACAGCAGTCTCTAGATCTGGGTTTGAATAACAAGAGACTGGGAATCTTGAAGGGCCATCTTTAGAATTCTGCctttcacggggcgcctgggtggcgcagtcggctaagcgtccgacttcagctaggtcacgatctcgcggttcgtgagttcgagccccgcgtcaggctctggggctgatggctcagagcctggagcctgtttccgattctgtgtctccctctctctctgcccctcccccgttcatgctctgtctctctctgtgccaaaaataaataaaaaacgttgaaaaaaaaaaaattaaaaaaaaaaaaaaagaattctgccttTCACACCaagtaaacatataaacataacaCTCCTACCACAAGAATAGGGCATAAAAGGGATCAAAGCTAGAATGAAGTGGACGGAGAGGGAGGagtgagagaagggagagaagtgggCAGAGCAAACAGTGCTTCATAGAGATGGGGAAAGAGTCAGCCTGGAGAGGAGATCATTGAGAAGCTGTCAAATGTAGAACATCTCCTTGTCCCAGAATATGTATGGATATAGGGGATTCACTGCGTCGATGCCTGGGACTGATAATGAAGAAAGGCTTTGGCCCAGGACTTTAAAAtgaaactaggggcacctgggtggctctgtcggttaagcatccaattcttggtttcggctcaggtcatgatctcacagttcctgggatcaagccccaggtcaggctccgcattgtcagcctgggattctctctctctctctctctctctctctctctctctctctctctctctctgccactactcCACTcgctcatgcactctctttctctctctctctctctctctctctctgaatgaatgaatgaatgaatgaaacaaactAAAATACAGACATATGTTCCTACCCAAAGCTTATGATGACCTCTTTCCATTTGGGAGGACCAAAAGCCCTGTCTgtggtccttctctctctgcacatctCCCACTTCTTTATGtcccggtgccctgagactgcccTTGCAGGACTCCGCAGGCTTTCCACCTAAAGGATA
This genomic window contains:
- the LOC102960570 gene encoding olfactory receptor 8S1-like; the protein is MASGNHSRITEFILLGLSADPHVQALLFVLFLMIYLLTLLGNLLIILVIHTDSNLHTPMYFFLSHLSFQDLFYSSVTVPKLLENLLSQRKAISVEGCLAQVFFVFATTGIEACLLSVMAYDRYAAICHPLLYGQVMSKQLCERLVWGSWVVAFLDALMNILLALNMDFCDVQTIHHYSCELPSLFPLSCSDVSTNSAMLLCSALLHAIGTCLLIFFSYVRIVSTILSIGSTSGRSKAFSTCSSHLTAVSLFYGSAIFRYLMPTSGSPLELILSIQYSVITPLVNPLIYSWKNKEVKTALRRMTIKYLQCLSTEEI